One region of Camelina sativa cultivar DH55 chromosome 6, Cs, whole genome shotgun sequence genomic DNA includes:
- the LOC104792929 gene encoding transcription factor RF2b-like: MPFTTCSVFCVFFFFFTSGHHLRTQNVKSESLSFAVRFRQIDRGREGRETQRERERDTRKDDDPGMEDPSNPKSNQSNLPQCLPLASAPTSAPFRGSYHRRAHSEVQFRLPEDLDLSEPFGGFDELGSEDDLFCSYMDIEKLGSGSGSASDSAGPSARRSDNPFSAENGGAEAGNSRPRHRHSLSVDGSSTLESIEAKKAMAPDKLAELWVVDPKRAKRIIANRQSAARSKERKARYILELERKVQTLQTEATTLSAQLSLFQRDTTGLSSENTELKLRLQVMEQQAKLRDALNEQLKKEVERLKFATGEVSPADAYNLGMAHMQYQHQPQQSYYQHHQQQTDAQNLQQMTHQFHLFQPNNNQNQNTSSRQNPPTNHQLMHHATSNAPAQSHSYSETMHEDPLGRLQGLDISSCGRGSNFGRSDTVSESSSTM, from the exons ATGCCGTTTACAACCTGTTccgtgttttgtgtttttttttttttttttacttctggcCATCACCTTCGGACACAAAACGTGAAAtctgaatctctctctttcgcTGTCCGATTCCGACAGATagacagaggaagagaagggCGCGAAACacagcgagagagagagagagatacaaggAAGGACGACGATCCAGGAATGGAGGATCCTTCGAACCCAAAATCAAACCAGAGCAATCTCCCACAATGCCTTCCTCTAGCCTCAGCTCCGACGTCGGCTCCATTTCGTGGTTCGTACCACCGGAGAGCACATTCAGAGGTTCAATTCCGTCTCCCTGAAGATCTGGATCTCTCTGAACCATTCGGAGGATTCGACGAGCTCGGATCCGAAGATGACCTCTTCTGCTCATACATGGACATTGAGAAACttggatccggatccggatccgcATCGGATTCGGCTGGTCCATCAGCTCGTAGGTCCGATAACCCGTTTTCAGCTGAAAATGGAGGAGCAGAGGCTGGGAATTCGAGACCTAGACACAGACACAGCCTCTCCGTTGATGGGTCTTCGACTTTGGAATCTATTGAGGCCAAGAAAGCTATGGCTCCTGATAAACTCGCCGAGCTTTGGGTCGTCGACCCTAAGAGAGCTAAAAG GATAATTGCTAATCGACAGTCTGCTGCACGTTCGAAAGAGAGGAAGGCTCGATATATTTTGGAGCTCGAGAGGAAAGTTCAGACCTTGCAAACTGAAGCTACTACCCTTTCAGCACAATTGTCTTTGTTCCAG AGAGACACAACTGGTTTATCGTCTGAGAATACAGAGCTCAAGCTTCGTTTACAGGTCATGGAACAACAAGCTAAGTTGCGAGATG CACTGAACGAGCAACTGAAGAAGGAAGTTGAGAGGCTCAAATTCGCAACAGGAGAAGTGTCACCCGCTGATGCTTATAACCTCGGAATGGCACACATGCAATATCAGCACCAACCACAACAATCCTACTATCAACATCATCAGCAACAAACCGATGCTCAAAACCTGCAACAGATGACTCATCAGTTTCATCTCTTCcaaccaaacaacaaccaaaaccaGAACACATCCTCTCGCCAAAACCCTCCCACAAATCATCAGCTTATGCATCACGCTACTTCTAATGCCCCGGCTCAATCTCATTCCTATTCAGAAACAATGCATGAAGACCCTCTTGGCCGGTTACAGGGGCTTGACATTAGCAGCTGTGGCAGAGGCTCAAACTTTGGTAGGTCTGACACCGTCAGTGAAAGCAGCAGCACCATGTGA